The proteins below come from a single Roseiflexus sp. RS-1 genomic window:
- the serS gene encoding serine--tRNA ligase — protein sequence MLDIRLIREQPDLVKASLGRTGVDPAQVDAVLAYDEQRRALLREVEQLKALRNAVSKEIGKMSDAAARDAKIAEMRAVGDRIAELDRELAAVEEQQYAALMELRNLPHPSVPDGPDETYNVVIAQEGEPRTFDFTPKPHWELGEALDIIDFERGVKLSGSRFYVLKGPGARLQRALIQWMLDLHGKQGYDEVYTPFVVKEQCMWGARQLPKFRDNLYRDVEDDLWLVPTAEVPVTNLHRDEILDADQLPLRYCAYTPCFRREKMSAGRDVRGIKRGHQFDKVEMYMFVRPETSYDELEKLRADAEETCRLLGLPFRTKELCTGDLGFAATRTYDIEVWAPGQGEWLEVSSCSNVEAFQARAANIRYRPEPGARPEYVHTLNGSGLGLPRTLIAILENYQQADGSVVIPEVLRPYMGGIEVIRRT from the coding sequence ATGCTGGACATTCGACTGATCCGTGAGCAACCCGATCTGGTTAAAGCGTCGCTCGGGCGAACCGGCGTCGATCCGGCGCAGGTCGATGCGGTGCTGGCATACGACGAGCAACGCCGCGCGCTGCTGCGTGAGGTGGAACAACTCAAAGCGTTGCGGAATGCAGTCTCGAAAGAGATCGGCAAAATGAGCGATGCGGCCGCACGCGACGCGAAGATCGCCGAAATGCGCGCCGTCGGTGATCGCATTGCCGAACTGGACCGCGAACTTGCAGCGGTCGAAGAACAGCAGTACGCTGCGCTCATGGAACTGCGCAACCTGCCGCACCCCTCGGTTCCCGACGGACCCGACGAGACGTACAACGTGGTGATTGCGCAGGAAGGCGAACCGCGCACCTTCGATTTCACCCCCAAACCGCACTGGGAACTGGGTGAGGCGCTCGACATCATCGACTTCGAGCGGGGCGTCAAACTGTCGGGATCGCGCTTCTACGTGCTCAAAGGACCGGGCGCCCGCCTGCAACGCGCTCTCATCCAGTGGATGCTCGACCTGCACGGCAAACAGGGATACGACGAGGTCTACACGCCGTTTGTGGTCAAAGAGCAGTGTATGTGGGGCGCACGTCAACTGCCCAAGTTCCGCGACAACCTCTACCGTGACGTGGAAGATGACCTGTGGCTGGTGCCAACTGCCGAGGTGCCGGTGACCAATCTGCACCGCGATGAAATCCTGGACGCCGACCAGTTGCCATTGCGCTATTGCGCGTACACCCCCTGCTTCCGTCGTGAGAAGATGAGCGCCGGGCGCGACGTGCGCGGTATCAAGCGCGGGCATCAGTTCGACAAGGTCGAAATGTACATGTTCGTTCGCCCGGAGACCAGTTACGATGAACTCGAAAAACTGCGCGCCGACGCCGAGGAAACCTGTCGCCTGCTGGGATTGCCCTTCCGCACCAAGGAACTCTGCACCGGCGACCTGGGGTTTGCCGCCACACGCACCTACGACATCGAAGTCTGGGCGCCGGGCCAGGGCGAGTGGCTCGAGGTCAGTTCCTGTTCAAACGTCGAAGCCTTTCAGGCGCGTGCAGCGAATATCCGCTACCGTCCGGAACCCGGCGCGCGCCCCGAGTATGTTCACACGCTGAATGGCTCAGGATTGGGCTTGCCGCGCACCCTCATCGCCATTCTCGAAAACTATCAGCAGGCGGACGGCAGCGTTGTCATCCCCGAGGTGCTGCGCCCGTACATGGGCGGTATCGAAGTCATTCGCCGGACATGA